One genomic window of Athene noctua chromosome 39, bAthNoc1.hap1.1, whole genome shotgun sequence includes the following:
- the TBC1D25 gene encoding TBC1 domain family member 25 isoform X2: MGTWRPPLPAPGPPCACALMSGPPPKVGRTLARAQAALAWPEGSPPSPPLPPPPCAPLSDADLRTYLGPGGRLLRPHDLRLHIYHGGVEPGLRKVVWRYLLNVFPAGLSGQERLAHLRHKAGEYAALKALLAARAAPAELALVGAAVRKDVVRTDRGHPYFGGPEEGHPHLAALQALLTTFALGHPRLSYCQGMSDVAAPLLAVLDDEAQAFLCFCALMRRLGPRFRPGGRGLARAFAHLRRLLRRADPPFWAFLAARGAHDLLFCYRWLLLELKREFAFEDALRVLEITWSSLPPAPPPPPDGIPLLGAPLGPRRARRGLRERRGLRPRPPRRRRRQQRESEAPAEAAGGRGDHEFCGGEQEDSRSTSGVQDGSKVSADVPEAPTSSGDDHKIPKSSSNIQEGPETSENVQEGPKSFEDDRKVIESSSNVQAGSKSPGGDHEKPEVFGGVQLNPDSSWNDKEDPKISQDVCSSAKVPGDGQGSLKASGEVQGGAKVPRGIGQDPKVPCDGGRDSDDLKNVGEDPSVSKEVDQEPGVPRKVSGGASAVKEMDEQPDIHKTVRGDPDVCKKTGKDPNISADSSTSKKTREGRDTSEKVREELNALEKVGDERSVSRRIEGDPDVVREIDRDPKDISEDPEVSKEVADTLEEVDNTPNLPREVGEDPREVCDDPSLGREAAHTPEDPWGGGWAWEDSCSSSSSSSSSSSSSSEEEEVGLEDDGAPLPPPEELGQGNPFLLFLCLAMLLEQREAVMARAGDYNEVAMHFDRLVRRHHLPRVLRRAKGLFARYLEGWGGTPPGGPTTG; encoded by the exons ATGGGGACCTGGCGGCCGCCTTTGCCTGCGCCCGGCCCACCCTGCGCCTGCGCCTTGATGTCCGGCCCCCCGCCGAAA GTGGGCCGGACGCTGGCCCGGGCACAGGCAGCCCTGGCGTGGCCTGAGGGGTCCCCTCCCTCACCGCCTCTGCCACCGCCCCCTTGTGCCCCCCTGAGCGACGCCGACCTCCGCACCTACTTGGGCCCCGGTGGGCGGCTGCTGCGGCCGCACGACCTGCGTCTCCACATCTACCATGGCGGCGTCGAGCCTGGCCTGCGTAAG GTGGTCTGGCGGTACCTGCTGAACGTCTTCCCGGCGGGGCTGTCGGGGCAGGAGCGGCTGGCCCACCTGCGGCACAAGGCGGGCGAGTACGCGGCGCTGAAGGCCCTGCTCGccgcccgggcagccccggccgagCTGGCGCTGGTGGGTGCCGCCGTGCGCAAGGACGTGGTGCGCACTGACCGGGGCCACCCCTACTTTGGCGGCCCCGAGGAGGGACACCCCCACCTGGCTGCGCTGCAGGCTCTGCTCACCACCTTTGCGCTGGGGCACCCGCGTCTCTCCTACTGCCAGGGAATGTCGGACGTGGCCGCCCCGCTGCTGGCCGTGCTGGACGACGAGGCCCAGGCCTTCCTCTGCTTCTGCGCCCTCATGCGCCGCCTGGGTCCCCGCTTCCGCCCCGGCGGCCGGGGGCTGGCCCGCGCCTTCGCCCACCTCCGGCGCCTCCTGCGCCGCGCCGATCCCCCTTTCTGGGCCTTCCTGGCCGCCCGCGGCGCTCACGACTTGCTTTTCTGCTATCGTTGGCTGTTACTGGAGCTCAAGCGGGAGTTTGCCTTCGAAGACGCTCTGCGGGTGCTGGAGATCACCTGGAGCTCCCTgccgcctgccccgccgccccccccggacGGCATACCCCTCCTGGGTGCCCCCCtggggccccgccgggcccgccgAGGGCTGCGTGAGCGGCGTGggctgcggccccggcccccACGCCGGCGGCGCCGGCAGCAGAGGGAGAGCGAGGCCCCTGCAGAGGCGGCCGGTGGTCGAGGCGACCACGAGTTCTGCGGGGGTGAGCAGGAGGATTCCAGAAGTACCAGCGGTGTCCAAGATGGTTCCAAGGTCTCTGCAGATGTGCCAGAGGCACCCACAAGCTCTGGCGATGACCACAAGATACCAAAGAGTTCTAGCAACATCCAAGAGGGTCCTGAGACCTCAGAGAACGTCCAGGAGGGTCCTAAGAGCTTTGAGGATGACCGAAAGGTTATAGAGAGCTCCAGCAACGTCCAGGCTGGCTCCAAGAGCCCTGGAGGAGACCATGAGAAACCTGAGGTCTTTGGCGGTGTCCAACTTAATCCTGACAGCTCCTGGAATGACAAAGAGGATCCAAAGATTTCCCAAGATGTTTGCAGCAGTGCCAAGGTCCCCGGGGATGGCCAGGGCAGCCTTAAGGCCTCAGGCGAGGTCCAGGGTGGTGCTAAGGTCCCCAGGGGTATCGGGCAGGATCCCAAAGTTCCCTGTGATGGCGGTCGAGACTCCGATGATCTCAAGAATGTCGGAGAAGACCCCAGTGTCTCTAAGGAGGTTGACCAAGAGCCTGGTGTTCCCAGGAAAGTCAGCGGAGGTGCCAGTGCTGTCAAGGAGATGGATGAACAACCAGACATCCACAAAACGGTTCGTGGAGATCCTGATGTCTGCAAGAAGACCGGCAAAGATCCCAATATAAGTGCTGATTCCTCCACGTCCAAGAAGACTCGCGAAGGTCGCGATACCTCTGAGAAGGTACGTGAAGAGTTGAACGCTCTGGAAAAGGTTGGTGATGAGCGTAGCGTTTCTAGGAGGATTGAGGGAGACCCTGACGTGGTCAGAGAGATCGACAGAGATCCCAAAGACATCAGCGAAGACCCCGAGGTCTCCAAAGAGGTTGCTGACACCCTCGAAGAGGTTGACAACACCCCCAacttgcccagagaggttggtGAAGACCCCAGAGAGGTATGTGATGATCCcagcctgggcagggaggctgctcACACCCCCGAGGACCCCTGGGGGGGCGGTTGGGCCTGGGAGGACTcgtgctcctcttcctcctcctcctcctcctcatcctcctcctcgtctgaggaggaggaggtgggtcTGGAGGATGATGGGGCGCCGTTGCCGCCAccggaggagctggggcaggggaaccccttcctcctcttcctctgcctggcCATGCTGCTGGAGCAGCGGGAGGCCGTCATGGCGCGGGCCGGGGACTACAACGAGGTGGCCATGCACTTCGACCGCCTGGTGCGGCGCCACCACCTGCCCCGCGTCCTGCGCCGCGCCAAGGGACTCTTCGCCCGCTAcctggagggctgggggggcacgCCCCCAGGGGGGCCCACCACGGGCTAG
- the TBC1D25 gene encoding TBC1 domain family member 25 isoform X1, producing MAAAAGGGVCPGGGAVVEEECEVVRVRVKKSEGLLPPEFRSFAVDPQITSLDVLQHILARAFDLQGKKSFSVSFAARDPQGQETFVPLLSDGDLAAAFACARPTLRLRLDVRPPAESPLLEDWDIISPREVAAAEPLPERRSLLAAALPFTQALLAQVGRTLARAQAALAWPEGSPPSPPLPPPPCAPLSDADLRTYLGPGGRLLRPHDLRLHIYHGGVEPGLRKVVWRYLLNVFPAGLSGQERLAHLRHKAGEYAALKALLAARAAPAELALVGAAVRKDVVRTDRGHPYFGGPEEGHPHLAALQALLTTFALGHPRLSYCQGMSDVAAPLLAVLDDEAQAFLCFCALMRRLGPRFRPGGRGLARAFAHLRRLLRRADPPFWAFLAARGAHDLLFCYRWLLLELKREFAFEDALRVLEITWSSLPPAPPPPPDGIPLLGAPLGPRRARRGLRERRGLRPRPPRRRRRQQRESEAPAEAAGGRGDHEFCGGEQEDSRSTSGVQDGSKVSADVPEAPTSSGDDHKIPKSSSNIQEGPETSENVQEGPKSFEDDRKVIESSSNVQAGSKSPGGDHEKPEVFGGVQLNPDSSWNDKEDPKISQDVCSSAKVPGDGQGSLKASGEVQGGAKVPRGIGQDPKVPCDGGRDSDDLKNVGEDPSVSKEVDQEPGVPRKVSGGASAVKEMDEQPDIHKTVRGDPDVCKKTGKDPNISADSSTSKKTREGRDTSEKVREELNALEKVGDERSVSRRIEGDPDVVREIDRDPKDISEDPEVSKEVADTLEEVDNTPNLPREVGEDPREVCDDPSLGREAAHTPEDPWGGGWAWEDSCSSSSSSSSSSSSSSEEEEVGLEDDGAPLPPPEELGQGNPFLLFLCLAMLLEQREAVMARAGDYNEVAMHFDRLVRRHHLPRVLRRAKGLFARYLEGWGGTPPGGPTTG from the exons atggcggccgcggcggggggcggggttTGCCCCGGGGGAGGGGCCGTGGTGGAGGAGGAGTGCGAGGTGGTGCGCGTGCGCGTCAAG AAGAGCGAGGGGCTGCTGCCGCCCGAGTTCCGCTCCTTCGCCGTCGACCCCCAGATCACGTCGCTGGACGTGCTGCAGCACATCCTGGCCCGCGCCTTCGATCTCCAGGG GAAGAAGAGCTTCTCAGTCAGCTTCGCGGCCCGTGACCCCCAGGGCCAGGAAACCTTCGTTCCGCTGCTGAGCGATGGGGACCTGGCGGCCGCCTTTGCCTGCGCCCGGCCCACCCTGCGCCTGCGCCTTGATGTCCGGCCCCCCGCCGAAA GCCCGCTGCTGGAGGACTGGGACATCATCAGCCCccgggaggtggcagcagcagagcccctCCCCGAGCGCCGCTCACTCctggctgcagcactgccctTCACCCAGGCCCTGCTGGCACAG GTGGGCCGGACGCTGGCCCGGGCACAGGCAGCCCTGGCGTGGCCTGAGGGGTCCCCTCCCTCACCGCCTCTGCCACCGCCCCCTTGTGCCCCCCTGAGCGACGCCGACCTCCGCACCTACTTGGGCCCCGGTGGGCGGCTGCTGCGGCCGCACGACCTGCGTCTCCACATCTACCATGGCGGCGTCGAGCCTGGCCTGCGTAAG GTGGTCTGGCGGTACCTGCTGAACGTCTTCCCGGCGGGGCTGTCGGGGCAGGAGCGGCTGGCCCACCTGCGGCACAAGGCGGGCGAGTACGCGGCGCTGAAGGCCCTGCTCGccgcccgggcagccccggccgagCTGGCGCTGGTGGGTGCCGCCGTGCGCAAGGACGTGGTGCGCACTGACCGGGGCCACCCCTACTTTGGCGGCCCCGAGGAGGGACACCCCCACCTGGCTGCGCTGCAGGCTCTGCTCACCACCTTTGCGCTGGGGCACCCGCGTCTCTCCTACTGCCAGGGAATGTCGGACGTGGCCGCCCCGCTGCTGGCCGTGCTGGACGACGAGGCCCAGGCCTTCCTCTGCTTCTGCGCCCTCATGCGCCGCCTGGGTCCCCGCTTCCGCCCCGGCGGCCGGGGGCTGGCCCGCGCCTTCGCCCACCTCCGGCGCCTCCTGCGCCGCGCCGATCCCCCTTTCTGGGCCTTCCTGGCCGCCCGCGGCGCTCACGACTTGCTTTTCTGCTATCGTTGGCTGTTACTGGAGCTCAAGCGGGAGTTTGCCTTCGAAGACGCTCTGCGGGTGCTGGAGATCACCTGGAGCTCCCTgccgcctgccccgccgccccccccggacGGCATACCCCTCCTGGGTGCCCCCCtggggccccgccgggcccgccgAGGGCTGCGTGAGCGGCGTGggctgcggccccggcccccACGCCGGCGGCGCCGGCAGCAGAGGGAGAGCGAGGCCCCTGCAGAGGCGGCCGGTGGTCGAGGCGACCACGAGTTCTGCGGGGGTGAGCAGGAGGATTCCAGAAGTACCAGCGGTGTCCAAGATGGTTCCAAGGTCTCTGCAGATGTGCCAGAGGCACCCACAAGCTCTGGCGATGACCACAAGATACCAAAGAGTTCTAGCAACATCCAAGAGGGTCCTGAGACCTCAGAGAACGTCCAGGAGGGTCCTAAGAGCTTTGAGGATGACCGAAAGGTTATAGAGAGCTCCAGCAACGTCCAGGCTGGCTCCAAGAGCCCTGGAGGAGACCATGAGAAACCTGAGGTCTTTGGCGGTGTCCAACTTAATCCTGACAGCTCCTGGAATGACAAAGAGGATCCAAAGATTTCCCAAGATGTTTGCAGCAGTGCCAAGGTCCCCGGGGATGGCCAGGGCAGCCTTAAGGCCTCAGGCGAGGTCCAGGGTGGTGCTAAGGTCCCCAGGGGTATCGGGCAGGATCCCAAAGTTCCCTGTGATGGCGGTCGAGACTCCGATGATCTCAAGAATGTCGGAGAAGACCCCAGTGTCTCTAAGGAGGTTGACCAAGAGCCTGGTGTTCCCAGGAAAGTCAGCGGAGGTGCCAGTGCTGTCAAGGAGATGGATGAACAACCAGACATCCACAAAACGGTTCGTGGAGATCCTGATGTCTGCAAGAAGACCGGCAAAGATCCCAATATAAGTGCTGATTCCTCCACGTCCAAGAAGACTCGCGAAGGTCGCGATACCTCTGAGAAGGTACGTGAAGAGTTGAACGCTCTGGAAAAGGTTGGTGATGAGCGTAGCGTTTCTAGGAGGATTGAGGGAGACCCTGACGTGGTCAGAGAGATCGACAGAGATCCCAAAGACATCAGCGAAGACCCCGAGGTCTCCAAAGAGGTTGCTGACACCCTCGAAGAGGTTGACAACACCCCCAacttgcccagagaggttggtGAAGACCCCAGAGAGGTATGTGATGATCCcagcctgggcagggaggctgctcACACCCCCGAGGACCCCTGGGGGGGCGGTTGGGCCTGGGAGGACTcgtgctcctcttcctcctcctcctcctcctcatcctcctcctcgtctgaggaggaggaggtgggtcTGGAGGATGATGGGGCGCCGTTGCCGCCAccggaggagctggggcaggggaaccccttcctcctcttcctctgcctggcCATGCTGCTGGAGCAGCGGGAGGCCGTCATGGCGCGGGCCGGGGACTACAACGAGGTGGCCATGCACTTCGACCGCCTGGTGCGGCGCCACCACCTGCCCCGCGTCCTGCGCCGCGCCAAGGGACTCTTCGCCCGCTAcctggagggctgggggggcacgCCCCCAGGGGGGCCCACCACGGGCTAG